CGTCCTTGGTGGGATCCACGCTTTTCATTTTGCTTTAACGCTCTCCTTCAAAGCTGCCAGTGTACAGGTATTTCTTCACGCTATCGACTTTTGGGATGAAGCCGGGCGCTCCGGAACCTACTTATATACACAGAACACATAATCACCGTATTGGTGGGGTGGGATCTGTAGAAAAATTATGAATAGGATAGTACATTTTGAGATACAGGCAGATGACCCCGAAAGGGCTGCAAAGTTTTACACGGACGTGTTTGGTTGGGAGATACATGAATGGGTCTTACCCGGCGTCAAGATGCGGGATGAGAATCGGTACTGGATGGTGACGACCGGACCCGAGACCGAGCCAGGTATCAACGGTGGTCTCGTGTTTCGCCGGGGCCCT
The Methanomicrobia archaeon DNA segment above includes these coding regions:
- a CDS encoding VOC family protein — translated: MNRIVHFEIQADDPERAAKFYTDVFGWEIHEWVLPGVKMRDENRYWMVTTGPETEPGINGGLVFRRGPAPIEGQRVNAYVCTVSVANLDEYLDRALKSGGSVVLPKMAVKNIGCVAYCKDTENNIFGMMQEDENAP